The Bacteroidetes Order II. bacterium genome includes a window with the following:
- a CDS encoding DUF2851 family protein: MPTQTISHTSNPSAKRKTYGHFWPIHYYYASSEAITEVQLHEPTPARIPELLVQKIWRDLQFQHGRAQTTEGAALAILSPGRHNTDTSGPDFFAARLKVGEEQWVGDVEIHVRSGDWLAHGHERDAAYDRVILHVSLFEDEWTGKIRRRDGSLIPELVLLPLLEPGFKNLLYQHFVQKEQRFLCQPQWHHVPATYIRHHLPAYSAERLSAKAQKTAPNVQALFAHILEGLGYTQNQIPMQLLANRVDVEWLYGLSVAEDREALLLGAAGLLPRPQDLLETDRATSDFVMDLTSRFERLAVRYGTAPLSPQVWRFSGLRPANFPTLRLAQAAALFSTGGLFDGDPVEAVYEASCQRDAISQLRKILRIPPSSFWQNHFLLTTTSGKSPAIMGRDRADILIANALLPAVWATYAHPNNPHFSAHLSSLLMRLPKTDDTIVRQFTHPDWSPENAMEVQAIHQLYKQYCQKLNCLVCPFGKLILGTTAS; this comes from the coding sequence ATGCCTACACAAACCATCTCTCATACGTCCAATCCCTCGGCAAAGCGCAAAACCTATGGCCACTTCTGGCCCATCCACTATTATTATGCCAGTTCAGAGGCCATTACTGAAGTACAATTGCATGAACCCACTCCAGCACGGATTCCGGAGCTTTTGGTTCAGAAAATCTGGCGGGATTTGCAATTCCAGCATGGGCGTGCTCAGACTACCGAAGGTGCAGCGCTCGCCATTTTGTCTCCGGGGAGGCACAACACCGACACCAGCGGACCAGATTTTTTTGCTGCCAGACTCAAGGTGGGCGAAGAGCAGTGGGTGGGCGATGTTGAAATTCATGTCCGATCAGGTGACTGGCTGGCACACGGTCACGAAAGAGACGCCGCTTATGATCGTGTCATTCTGCATGTATCGTTGTTTGAGGATGAATGGACAGGTAAAATCCGGCGGCGCGATGGTTCATTGATCCCTGAACTTGTCTTACTTCCGTTGTTGGAGCCTGGGTTTAAAAATCTTTTGTATCAGCACTTTGTTCAAAAGGAACAGCGTTTTCTATGCCAGCCCCAATGGCACCATGTGCCAGCAACATACATCCGACACCACCTTCCTGCCTATTCCGCCGAACGATTGTCTGCCAAGGCGCAAAAAACGGCTCCTAATGTACAGGCTTTGTTTGCACATATTTTGGAAGGATTGGGCTATACGCAGAACCAAATCCCGATGCAACTTTTAGCCAATCGGGTGGACGTGGAGTGGTTGTATGGGTTGTCGGTGGCCGAAGACCGTGAGGCGTTGTTATTGGGCGCGGCAGGACTATTACCGCGTCCGCAGGATTTGCTTGAAACCGACCGTGCGACCTCCGATTTTGTGATGGACCTCACATCACGGTTCGAGCGATTGGCCGTTCGGTATGGTACTGCACCTTTGTCGCCGCAGGTTTGGCGTTTTTCAGGATTGCGTCCGGCTAATTTTCCCACTCTTCGGTTGGCACAAGCTGCTGCCTTGTTCTCGACAGGCGGCTTGTTTGACGGAGATCCGGTGGAGGCTGTTTATGAGGCTTCGTGCCAACGCGATGCCATTTCCCAACTTCGGAAAATATTGCGCATTCCACCTTCATCATTTTGGCAAAACCATTTTTTACTGACCACAACCTCCGGAAAATCCCCCGCAATTATGGGCCGAGATCGGGCAGATATTCTCATTGCCAATGCCCTATTGCCTGCCGTCTGGGCGACGTATGCCCACCCGAACAACCCACACTTTAGCGCACACCTGAGTAGCCTCTTAATGCGGCTTCCCAAAACGGACGACACCATCGTGCGCCAGTTTACTCATCCCGATTGGTCGCCGGAAAATGCAATGGAAGTACAGGCCATTCATCAATTGTATAAACAGTATTGTCAAAAATTGAACTGTCTTGTTTGTCCATTCGGGAAATTAATTCTGGGTACAACTGCTTCATAA